The Streptomyces spororaveus genome includes a region encoding these proteins:
- a CDS encoding YdbC family protein: protein MLVKWIRCTVTDRRGFERGQRKWAGLPGEPGFRGQGGGWSRGRQGVAHVFAFWESRSFYDSFMARSHDRLAASQNGTYTDLRVTLFDHRFDVKTGFEPRFTDADVVRVAHTRVREGRVDHFALMQEKVWNPAMAGSPGMVRGLFGEAPGREFLVLSMWHAAAEHGKYRQERVERLSLRAQIQADVEALTGDVVDLEPSWTV from the coding sequence GTGCTGGTCAAGTGGATTCGCTGCACGGTGACGGACCGACGCGGGTTCGAGCGCGGGCAGCGAAAATGGGCGGGGCTGCCGGGTGAGCCGGGATTCCGGGGGCAGGGCGGCGGCTGGAGCCGGGGCCGGCAGGGGGTCGCGCATGTCTTCGCGTTCTGGGAGAGCCGGTCCTTCTACGACTCCTTCATGGCGCGCTCGCACGACCGGCTGGCCGCCTCCCAGAACGGCACCTACACCGATCTGCGGGTCACCCTCTTCGACCACCGCTTCGACGTGAAGACCGGTTTCGAGCCGCGCTTCACCGATGCGGACGTCGTACGGGTCGCGCACACGCGGGTCCGGGAGGGCCGGGTCGACCACTTCGCCCTCATGCAGGAGAAGGTGTGGAATCCGGCGATGGCGGGCTCGCCCGGGATGGTCCGCGGCCTCTTCGGGGAGGCGCCGGGCCGGGAGTTCCTGGTGCTCTCGATGTGGCATGCCGCCGCCGAGCACGGCAAGTACCGCCAGGAGCGGGTCGAGCGGCTCTCCCTGCGCGCCCAGATCCAGGCCGACGTCGAGGCCCTCACCGGGGATGTCGTCGACCTCGAACCCTCCTGGACGGTATGA
- a CDS encoding MFS transporter translates to MTSSQLATPRIPGAARREGRPGVALAVIAACQLMVVLDATIVNIALPHIQSALDFTTTDLSWVLSAYTLTFGGLLLLGGRAGDILGRRRVFLTGILLFTLASLLGGFAQEPWQLLAARALQGVGGAIASPTSLALITTTFPEGPERNRAFGVFAAVSAGGGAIGLLAGGMLTEWLDWRWVLFVNVPIGVLIAVLTPLYITESERHPGRFDIAGALTSTGGMATLVYGFISAAEKGWRDGITLGSFAAALVLLALFVVIESRAREPIIPLRMFADRNRTGTYVIMLGLAAAMFGMFFFIVQFVQNVLGFSPIQSGLGFLPVTVAIITAAGLSQRFLPRFGPKPFMVLGSTLTGTGLAWLTFIRTDSSYVSGVLGPMLLFGFGMGLNFVTLTLTAVSGVAPKEAGAASGLLNASQQVGGSLGLSILVTVFGTASRDEATKQVPAFMAQADPQQIAAFKETGFLPDPWGDLVLAHGISTAFYAAVAMAGLALATALLVIRVRRSDLEALAGAAAKAGPAA, encoded by the coding sequence GTGACAAGCTCTCAACTCGCCACACCCCGGATACCCGGCGCGGCGCGCCGGGAGGGGCGCCCGGGAGTGGCGCTCGCCGTCATCGCCGCGTGCCAGCTCATGGTCGTCCTGGACGCGACGATCGTGAACATCGCGCTTCCGCACATCCAGAGCGCCCTCGACTTCACCACCACCGACCTCTCGTGGGTGCTCAGCGCCTACACCCTCACCTTCGGCGGCCTGCTGCTGCTCGGCGGCCGGGCGGGCGACATCCTGGGCCGCCGCCGCGTGTTCCTGACCGGCATCCTGCTCTTCACCCTGGCCTCCCTCCTCGGCGGCTTCGCCCAGGAGCCCTGGCAACTCCTCGCAGCCCGCGCCCTGCAGGGGGTCGGCGGCGCGATCGCTTCGCCGACCTCGCTCGCCCTGATCACCACGACGTTCCCCGAAGGCCCTGAGAGGAACCGGGCGTTCGGGGTGTTCGCCGCCGTCTCCGCGGGTGGCGGCGCGATCGGTCTGCTGGCCGGCGGCATGCTGACCGAGTGGCTCGACTGGCGCTGGGTCCTCTTCGTCAACGTGCCCATCGGCGTACTGATCGCGGTCCTCACACCGCTCTACATCACCGAGTCCGAGCGCCACCCCGGCCGCTTCGACATCGCCGGAGCCCTCACCTCCACCGGCGGCATGGCCACGCTCGTCTACGGGTTCATCAGCGCCGCCGAGAAGGGCTGGCGCGACGGGATCACCCTCGGCTCCTTCGCCGCGGCCCTCGTCCTGCTCGCGCTCTTCGTCGTCATCGAGTCGCGGGCCCGCGAGCCGATCATCCCGCTGCGCATGTTCGCCGACCGCAACCGCACCGGCACCTACGTGATCATGCTCGGCCTGGCCGCCGCGATGTTCGGCATGTTCTTCTTCATCGTCCAGTTCGTGCAGAACGTGCTGGGCTTCTCCCCGATCCAGTCGGGCCTCGGCTTCCTCCCCGTGACGGTCGCCATCATCACCGCCGCCGGCCTCTCACAGCGCTTCCTGCCGCGCTTCGGGCCCAAGCCCTTCATGGTCCTCGGTTCCACGCTCACCGGAACCGGGCTGGCCTGGCTGACCTTCATCCGGACCGACAGCTCCTACGTCTCCGGGGTGCTCGGGCCGATGCTGCTGTTCGGCTTCGGCATGGGCCTCAACTTCGTGACCCTCACCCTCACCGCCGTCTCCGGCGTGGCCCCCAAGGAGGCGGGCGCGGCCTCCGGGCTGCTCAACGCCAGCCAGCAGGTCGGCGGCTCGCTCGGCCTGTCCATCCTGGTCACCGTCTTCGGCACGGCCAGTCGTGACGAGGCCACGAAGCAGGTCCCGGCCTTCATGGCGCAGGCGGACCCCCAGCAGATCGCCGCCTTCAAGGAGACCGGCTTCCTGCCCGACCCCTGGGGTGACCTGGTTCTCGCCCACGGCATCTCCACCGCGTTCTACGCCGCCGTCGCCATGGCCGGCCTGGCCCTGGCCACCGCCCTGCTGGTGATCCGGGTGCGCAGGAGCGACCTGGAGGCCCTGGCCGGCGCCGCCGCGAAGGCCGGTCCGGCCGCCTGA
- a CDS encoding winged helix-turn-helix transcriptional regulator, giving the protein MKTMVEASGLPADVYSAKCPTRQVLDHISGKWTILVVDALLEGTLRYTGLMRRIEGVSQKMLTQTLRGLEADGFVTRTVYPTIPPRVEYDLTELGRSLAEPITALRQWTETHINEIERARARSTSEAAEAT; this is encoded by the coding sequence ATGAAGACCATGGTGGAAGCATCCGGACTACCCGCCGACGTCTACTCCGCGAAGTGCCCGACGCGCCAGGTCCTCGACCACATCTCCGGCAAGTGGACGATCCTCGTCGTGGACGCCCTCCTCGAAGGGACCCTGCGGTACACCGGCTTGATGCGGCGCATCGAGGGTGTCTCACAGAAGATGCTCACCCAGACGCTGCGCGGCCTGGAGGCCGACGGGTTCGTCACCCGCACCGTGTACCCCACCATCCCGCCCCGGGTCGAATACGACCTGACGGAGCTCGGACGGAGCCTGGCGGAGCCGATCACCGCGCTCCGCCAGTGGACCGAAACCCATATCAACGAGATCGAGCGGGCCCGGGCCCGGAGCACCTCGGAGGCGGCGGAAGCCACCTGA
- a CDS encoding histidine phosphatase family protein, with translation MVRPRRIVLVRHGESEGNADDSVYEREPDHALRLTPAGREQAAAAGGRLRELFGTGTISAYVSPYRRTLQTFRELRLDPTRVRMREEPRLREQDWGNWQDRSDVRLQKAYRDAYGHFFYRFAQGESGADVYDRVGSFLESLYRSFEAPDHPENVLLVTHGLTMRLFCMRWFHWSVAEFESLSNPDNGEFRVLLLGPDGRYRLDRPFERWTTPEPYDLDG, from the coding sequence ATGGTTCGACCACGGCGCATCGTCCTTGTCCGACACGGGGAATCGGAGGGGAACGCCGACGACTCGGTGTACGAGAGGGAGCCCGACCACGCCCTGCGGCTGACCCCCGCCGGACGAGAACAGGCGGCGGCCGCGGGGGGCCGGCTGCGGGAGCTCTTCGGCACCGGGACGATCAGCGCGTACGTGTCCCCGTACCGCCGCACCCTGCAGACCTTCCGGGAGCTCCGGCTGGACCCGACGCGGGTGCGGATGCGCGAGGAGCCGCGCCTGCGCGAGCAGGACTGGGGGAACTGGCAGGACCGGAGCGACGTACGGCTGCAGAAGGCGTACCGGGACGCGTACGGACACTTCTTCTACCGGTTCGCGCAGGGAGAGTCGGGGGCCGACGTGTACGACAGGGTCGGGTCCTTCCTGGAAAGCCTCTACCGGAGCTTCGAGGCCCCCGACCATCCCGAGAACGTGCTGCTGGTGACGCACGGGCTGACGATGCGGCTGTTCTGCATGCGCTGGTTCCACTGGTCCGTGGCCGAATTCGAGTCCCTGTCCAATCCGGACAACGGCGAATTCCGGGTCCTCCTGCTCGGCCCGGACGGCCGGTACCGGTTGGACCGCCCGTTTGAGCGGTGGACCACACCCGAGCCTTACGACCTGGACGGCTAG
- a CDS encoding ribonuclease HII: MPYEAPTHTVERSLRATTGAKVIAGVDEVGRGAWAGPVTVCAAITGLRRPPAGLTDSKLLTPKRRDALLDVLEGWVTAYALGHSSPEEIDELGMTAALRLAAERALEALPVRPDAVILDGKHDYLGPPWRVRTVIKGDQSCIAVAAASVIAKVRRDRMMAELGEQGGGIEDFAFAANAGYPSPVHRAALEELGPTPYHRLSWSYLDALPRWRHLKKVRRSEESVELENGGQLGFEF, translated from the coding sequence ATGCCGTACGAAGCACCCACCCACACCGTCGAACGCTCCCTCCGTGCAACCACCGGCGCCAAGGTCATCGCCGGGGTCGACGAAGTCGGACGAGGGGCCTGGGCCGGACCCGTCACCGTGTGTGCGGCGATCACCGGCCTGCGCCGGCCGCCCGCCGGGCTCACCGACTCCAAACTGCTCACCCCCAAGCGGCGCGACGCCCTGCTCGATGTCCTGGAGGGCTGGGTCACCGCGTACGCGCTCGGGCACTCCTCGCCCGAGGAGATCGACGAACTGGGGATGACCGCCGCCCTCCGGCTGGCGGCGGAGCGCGCGCTGGAGGCGCTGCCGGTGCGGCCCGACGCGGTGATACTCGACGGTAAGCACGACTATCTCGGCCCGCCCTGGCGGGTCCGTACGGTGATCAAGGGCGACCAGTCCTGTATCGCCGTCGCCGCGGCCTCGGTCATCGCCAAGGTCCGCCGCGACCGCATGATGGCCGAACTCGGGGAGCAGGGCGGTGGCATCGAGGACTTCGCCTTCGCGGCCAACGCCGGATACCCCTCGCCCGTACACCGGGCGGCGCTGGAGGAGCTGGGGCCCACCCCTTACCACCGGCTCTCGTGGTCGTACCTCGACGCGCTGCCCCGGTGGCGCCACCTCAAGAAGGTGCGCCGCAGCGAGGAGTCGGTGGAGCTGGAAAACGGAGGCCAACTCGGCTTCGAATTCTGA
- a CDS encoding DUF4153 domain-containing protein — protein MSENTGGADDARTEDAADAKKTAGDPPAGPNPAGGRHTGAGGPSPGVYGGRVATPWQPPPSSAAPSWAVRVRPAEAAPIRTATLVAVLASGVTTALLLGDGMGPGLLLAVVPAVVAAYVAARAAGRGARPWTVAWAIGCLALLAVPALRDSAWPATLAILSAVLLGALALHGGRTWPGVLLSPFGFLDAAVSGIAWMLTGVRSRGGGSKERWLPVVKATVVAAVLLLLFGALFASADAAFADLLGDLMPDVSVEDGPVRFMLFLLGSVLALAAARTAAAPLRWDRIKVAPGKPRSRVEWALPLIVLNLLFAGFNAVQLAVLFGGYDKVLESTGLTYAEYARQGFWQLLWATLLTLAVIALALRWAPRSGEGDRRFVRAVLGVLCALTLVVVAAALRRMDLYVDAYGLTTLRVSVAAMELWLGLVIVLIMAAGLFGGRWLARAFAASAAAAVLAFGLLSPDGMVAERNVARFEQDAKIDLAYFQSLSADAVPALDRLPEPQRSCALRGINDEMAEAGDVPWYAMSLGEYRAREILRKRPVTASYEVCSRLGVFSGRVEY, from the coding sequence ATGTCAGAGAACACCGGCGGGGCGGACGACGCCCGGACCGAGGACGCGGCCGACGCGAAGAAGACGGCCGGGGATCCGCCCGCCGGGCCGAACCCGGCCGGCGGCAGACACACCGGCGCGGGCGGCCCGTCACCGGGGGTGTACGGCGGCAGGGTCGCCACCCCCTGGCAGCCGCCGCCGAGTTCGGCCGCGCCTTCCTGGGCCGTACGCGTGCGCCCCGCCGAGGCCGCCCCCATCCGGACCGCGACCCTCGTCGCCGTCCTCGCCTCCGGCGTCACCACCGCGCTGCTGCTCGGCGACGGCATGGGGCCCGGCCTGCTGCTCGCGGTCGTACCCGCCGTCGTCGCGGCCTACGTCGCCGCCCGCGCGGCCGGCCGCGGCGCCCGCCCCTGGACGGTGGCCTGGGCGATCGGCTGTCTCGCCCTGCTCGCCGTACCGGCGCTGCGCGACTCCGCCTGGCCCGCCACCCTGGCGATCCTGTCCGCCGTGCTGCTGGGCGCGCTGGCCCTGCACGGCGGCCGCACCTGGCCCGGCGTCCTGCTCAGCCCGTTCGGCTTCCTCGACGCCGCCGTGTCCGGGATCGCGTGGATGCTGACCGGGGTGCGCTCACGCGGCGGGGGGAGCAAGGAGCGCTGGCTGCCCGTCGTCAAGGCGACCGTCGTGGCCGCCGTCCTGCTCCTGCTCTTCGGCGCGCTCTTCGCCTCCGCGGACGCGGCCTTCGCCGATCTGCTGGGCGACCTGATGCCCGACGTGTCGGTCGAGGACGGGCCCGTCCGGTTCATGCTCTTCCTCCTCGGCTCGGTCCTCGCGCTCGCGGCGGCGCGCACCGCCGCGGCCCCGCTGCGCTGGGACCGGATCAAGGTGGCCCCCGGCAAGCCGCGCTCCCGCGTCGAATGGGCCCTTCCGCTCATCGTGCTCAACCTGCTCTTCGCCGGCTTCAACGCCGTTCAGCTGGCCGTCCTGTTCGGCGGCTACGACAAGGTCCTGGAGAGCACCGGCCTCACCTACGCCGAGTACGCCCGCCAGGGCTTCTGGCAGCTGCTCTGGGCCACCCTGCTGACCCTCGCCGTGATCGCGCTCGCGCTGCGCTGGGCCCCGCGCTCCGGAGAGGGCGACCGCCGCTTCGTCCGGGCCGTCCTCGGGGTGCTGTGCGCGCTGACGCTCGTCGTCGTCGCCGCCGCGCTGCGCAGGATGGACCTGTACGTGGACGCGTACGGGCTGACCACGCTGCGGGTGTCGGTGGCCGCGATGGAGCTGTGGCTCGGGCTGGTCATCGTCCTGATCATGGCGGCCGGGCTGTTCGGCGGGCGCTGGCTGGCGCGCGCGTTCGCGGCGAGTGCGGCCGCGGCCGTCCTGGCCTTCGGCCTGCTTTCGCCGGACGGGATGGTCGCCGAGCGGAACGTGGCCCGCTTCGAGCAGGACGCGAAGATCGACCTCGCCTATTTCCAGTCCCTGTCGGCGGACGCCGTTCCGGCCCTCGACCGGCTGCCCGAGCCGCAGCGGTCCTGCGCCCTGCGCGGGATCAACGACGAGATGGCCGAGGCCGGGGACGTCCCCTGGTACGCGATGAGCCTGGGCGAGTACCGGGCCCGGGAGATCCTGCGGAAACGTCCGGTGACCGCCTCGTACGAGGTCTGCTCGCGCCTGGGTGTCTTCAGCGGCCGCGTCGAGTACTAG
- a CDS encoding arylamine N-acetyltransferase family protein encodes MWSGDELDLDAYLARIGYQGERGPGGELRPDLSTLKAVQRAHTAAIPFESLDVLLGRPVALDLKSIEDKLVHGRRGGYCYEQNSLLAAALERIGFEVSGRGARNRTRGDAVLAVTHAVLVVTVEGEPWLCDTGFGFQGPREPVPLGRPGAEVRQGEWSYRVREDEDGVLTLCMLRGDDWRDLYAFSPQPYLPVDYVVLNHYSSTHPASSFAGRLIVHLPGDGVRRALVGRELTRLHPDGRAEPEIVGPDGLLGVLDREFGLRLPDRDAAELVRIHRAED; translated from the coding sequence ATGTGGAGCGGTGACGAGCTGGACCTGGACGCGTACCTGGCGCGGATCGGATATCAGGGTGAACGCGGTCCCGGCGGGGAACTCCGTCCGGACCTGAGTACGTTGAAAGCAGTGCAACGCGCCCACACCGCCGCCATCCCCTTCGAGAGCCTGGACGTCCTGCTCGGCCGCCCCGTCGCGCTGGACCTCAAGTCGATCGAGGACAAGCTCGTGCACGGCCGCCGCGGCGGCTACTGCTACGAGCAGAACTCGCTGCTGGCCGCCGCCCTGGAGCGGATCGGCTTCGAGGTCTCCGGGCGCGGTGCCCGCAACCGCACCCGCGGGGACGCCGTCCTCGCGGTGACGCACGCCGTCCTCGTCGTCACCGTCGAGGGTGAACCGTGGCTGTGCGACACGGGGTTCGGCTTCCAGGGTCCCCGCGAGCCGGTGCCGCTGGGACGCCCGGGAGCCGAGGTGCGGCAGGGCGAGTGGTCGTACCGCGTCCGCGAGGATGAGGACGGCGTCCTCACGCTGTGCATGCTGCGCGGCGACGACTGGCGGGACCTGTACGCCTTCTCCCCGCAGCCCTATCTCCCCGTCGACTACGTCGTGCTCAACCACTACAGCTCCACCCATCCCGCCTCCTCCTTCGCCGGGCGGCTCATCGTCCACCTCCCGGGCGACGGCGTCCGCCGGGCGCTCGTCGGACGGGAACTCACCCGGCTGCACCCCGACGGCCGGGCCGAGCCGGAAATCGTCGGCCCGGACGGGCTGCTCGGCGTGCTCGACCGGGAGTTCGGGCTTCGGCTGCCCGATCGGGATGCGGCGGAACTGGTGCGGATCCACCGCGCCGAGGACTGA
- a CDS encoding ADP-ribosylglycohydrolase family protein, which yields MTPDSTPERRYARAMASLRGLALGDALGSQYFVPVNYPLLKRRELPTGADAWQWTDDTEMASSVVAVLAEHGRIDQDALASSFAHHHDFDRGYGPAVNRMLRLVREGQDWRTLAAELFNGQGSWGNGAAMRIAPLGAWYADDPEQATHQAEISAYTTHQHREAVCGAMAVAAAAALAASESGPPKASDLLDGVIALVPRSAVGAGLRRARDMLDYGDATTVAAVLGCGRRTSAHDTVPFALWSAARALDDYERAFWTTAQVGGDVDTTCAIVGGVLGARGDAVLPAAWLARTEALPAWLPEVAAG from the coding sequence ATGACGCCTGACTCCACTCCCGAACGGCGCTACGCGCGCGCCATGGCCAGCCTCCGAGGGCTGGCGCTGGGTGACGCCCTGGGCTCCCAGTACTTCGTCCCCGTGAACTACCCCCTGCTCAAGCGGCGCGAGCTGCCCACCGGCGCCGACGCGTGGCAGTGGACCGACGACACCGAGATGGCCAGCTCCGTGGTGGCCGTGCTGGCCGAGCACGGGCGGATCGACCAGGACGCGCTCGCCAGTTCCTTCGCCCACCACCACGACTTCGACCGCGGGTACGGTCCCGCGGTGAACCGGATGCTGCGCCTGGTGCGCGAGGGGCAGGACTGGCGCACCCTGGCCGCCGAACTCTTCAACGGGCAGGGCTCGTGGGGCAACGGCGCCGCGATGCGGATCGCGCCGCTGGGAGCCTGGTACGCCGACGACCCTGAGCAGGCCACCCACCAGGCGGAGATCTCCGCCTACACCACCCACCAGCACCGCGAGGCCGTGTGCGGGGCGATGGCCGTGGCCGCGGCGGCCGCCCTGGCCGCGAGCGAAAGCGGCCCGCCGAAGGCCTCCGACCTGCTGGACGGGGTGATCGCGCTGGTGCCGCGCAGTGCGGTGGGCGCCGGGCTGCGGCGCGCGCGGGACATGCTGGACTACGGCGACGCCACCACGGTCGCGGCGGTCCTGGGCTGCGGGCGGCGCACGAGCGCGCACGACACCGTGCCGTTCGCCCTGTGGTCGGCGGCGCGCGCGCTGGACGACTACGAGCGGGCGTTCTGGACCACCGCGCAGGTGGGCGGGGACGTCGACACGACCTGCGCGATCGTCGGCGGGGTGCTGGGCGCACGCGGGGACGCGGTGCTGCCGGCCGCGTGGCTGGCGCGTACCGAGGCCCTGCCGGCCTGGCTGCCGGAAGTCGCGGCGGGCTGA
- a CDS encoding TetR/AcrR family transcriptional regulator: MPVGGGETVGSRWSAASPGRRRGPELERAILDAALEQLSTVGWNALTMEGVASGAHTGKAALYRRWPSKADLVADALRIALPRIGDIPDCGSIREDLRLLCARTRDVMHSRAGQALRSVLHECDHIHADRFRGVIWSGLHEPAQRLIRELVERGIARGDVRSDATSPFVVDVIPAMLMYRAKVCGSEWEDADVTALIDEVMVPLLKV; the protein is encoded by the coding sequence GTGCCGGTCGGAGGTGGGGAGACGGTGGGTTCACGCTGGTCAGCGGCTTCGCCGGGGCGCAGGCGGGGTCCGGAGCTCGAACGGGCGATCCTCGACGCCGCGTTGGAGCAGCTGAGCACGGTCGGCTGGAACGCGCTCACCATGGAGGGCGTCGCCTCCGGCGCGCACACGGGCAAGGCCGCCCTCTACCGCCGCTGGCCGTCGAAGGCGGACCTGGTCGCCGATGCGCTGCGGATCGCCCTGCCGCGGATCGGTGACATTCCCGACTGTGGTTCGATCCGTGAGGATCTCCGTCTGCTGTGTGCGCGGACGCGGGACGTCATGCACTCGCGCGCCGGACAGGCTCTGCGATCAGTCCTTCACGAATGCGATCACATTCATGCCGACCGGTTCCGCGGAGTCATCTGGTCCGGTCTGCACGAACCGGCTCAGCGCTTGATCAGAGAGCTTGTGGAGCGGGGAATCGCGCGGGGTGACGTGCGGTCGGACGCGACGAGTCCGTTTGTCGTGGATGTCATTCCGGCGATGCTGATGTACCGCGCCAAGGTGTGCGGAAGTGAATGGGAGGACGCGGACGTCACGGCGCTGATCGACGAGGTGATGGTCCCGCTGCTCAAGGTGTGA